The Lactobacillus sp. CBA3605 genome contains a region encoding:
- a CDS encoding LysR family transcriptional regulator — MNLRHLIFFKELARTQHMSQAADSLGISQPSLSYAIKKLEKELGVPLFEPDGRNIKLTPIGEVYLKYITASLNDLSQGNELVHQLMNPDTGHVNLGFTYTLGQQLVPELLTNFQADSQNKAINFELGQNNSNELLQDLATEKYDLILASNIEKFGEQVADNLFDFIPLVQQEIVAAIPSQHPLAIKETLQVADLAPYPMILFSKNSGLRPLIDQILAQAKVTPKVAYEVEEDHTMAGFVQHNLGVALMPYLPLLNQTNVHLKHLKDQPLQHQIYLIVKQNHFITPSVHRFQEFIRSYCWQHYTNQDRLI; from the coding sequence ATGAATTTACGTCACTTAATTTTTTTCAAAGAATTAGCACGAACACAACATATGTCGCAAGCGGCTGACAGCCTTGGTATCTCGCAACCCTCGCTAAGCTATGCCATTAAAAAGTTAGAAAAAGAATTAGGCGTGCCACTTTTTGAACCTGATGGTCGTAATATTAAGCTAACTCCGATTGGCGAGGTCTATCTAAAATACATCACTGCCAGCTTAAATGATTTATCACAAGGCAATGAATTGGTTCACCAATTGATGAATCCAGACACTGGTCATGTTAATTTGGGCTTTACTTACACCCTAGGTCAACAACTCGTCCCAGAGCTACTCACTAACTTTCAAGCCGATTCTCAAAATAAAGCCATTAACTTTGAACTTGGTCAAAATAACTCCAACGAATTATTACAAGACCTAGCCACTGAAAAATACGATTTAATTTTGGCTTCTAATATCGAAAAATTTGGTGAACAAGTCGCTGATAACCTATTTGATTTTATACCACTAGTGCAACAAGAAATTGTGGCTGCCATTCCTAGTCAGCATCCTTTAGCAATAAAAGAGACCTTACAGGTCGCCGATTTAGCTCCTTATCCAATGATTCTTTTCTCTAAGAATAGTGGGCTCCGACCCTTAATCGATCAAATCTTAGCACAGGCTAAAGTAACCCCTAAGGTTGCTTATGAAGTCGAAGAAGACCATACGATGGCTGGCTTTGTTCAACACAATTTAGGTGTCGCCTTGATGCCTTATTTACCATTGCTCAATCAAACCAATGTTCATTTAAAGCACCTTAAGGATCAGCCTTTACAACACCAAATATATTTAATTGTAAAACAAAATCACTTTATCACGCCCTCTGTTCATCGTTTTCAAGAATTTATTCGTAGCTATTGCTGGCAACATTATACGAATCAAGATCGCTTAATTTAG
- a CDS encoding MFS transporter, which yields MTQIERTRTTICLYLNYLVHGMAIVILAQNMTVLGQQWHVDDAGVSLVISSLGIGRLLVLYIAGTFSDRIGRKFFVQIGVLTYTLFFIGIILSKNILVAYGFGILAGMANSFLDSGTYPALMELYPKRQATANIMIKAFASIGELLLPIIVAGLDHLTLWYGWSFLLCVGLLVVNFIFLRPRQFPELSTVATKTAVTKVVPKSNRLKPRQLILGIVLTVFGYVSMATFYLVSQWLTKYGSEVVKLNLVHARMLVSIYSIGSILGVIVTAILVERVIKAVWLMLVNTLISLLALVVLTLVPTMSVALICSFIIGCSAAGGVMQLGLTIMSDVFPRAKGRITGIYYTASGLASFTIPVFTAWISRVSIRNIMWFDVGIAIVGVICSLIVLSLYRPQTAATRI from the coding sequence ATGACTCAGATAGAACGGACTCGAACGACGATTTGCTTATACCTCAACTATCTTGTCCATGGGATGGCCATTGTTATTTTAGCTCAGAACATGACTGTTCTAGGGCAGCAGTGGCACGTTGATGATGCCGGCGTTTCATTGGTTATTTCATCGTTAGGTATTGGCCGCTTGCTAGTGTTGTATATTGCCGGCACTTTTTCAGATCGCATTGGGCGCAAGTTCTTTGTGCAAATTGGTGTTTTAACGTATACGCTGTTTTTTATTGGCATTATCCTATCGAAGAATATTCTAGTGGCGTATGGTTTTGGCATTTTAGCGGGGATGGCAAATTCCTTTTTAGATTCGGGCACTTATCCGGCATTAATGGAACTATATCCGAAGCGACAAGCGACTGCCAATATAATGATCAAGGCGTTTGCATCGATTGGTGAGTTATTATTACCAATCATTGTGGCAGGGCTGGATCATTTAACTTTATGGTATGGATGGTCATTTTTACTATGCGTTGGCTTGCTAGTGGTTAATTTTATTTTTTTACGTCCTCGTCAATTCCCAGAACTATCCACAGTTGCGACTAAAACGGCTGTGACAAAAGTGGTGCCAAAATCAAACAGGCTAAAGCCACGACAGTTAATATTAGGGATTGTTTTAACTGTTTTTGGCTATGTCTCGATGGCGACTTTTTACTTGGTGAGTCAATGGTTAACTAAATATGGTAGCGAAGTGGTTAAGCTTAATCTGGTGCATGCGCGGATGTTGGTTAGTATCTATAGTATTGGCTCGATCCTTGGCGTAATTGTGACTGCTATTTTAGTTGAACGAGTAATTAAGGCTGTGTGGCTAATGCTAGTTAATACTTTAATCTCGCTATTGGCGCTAGTTGTTTTAACTTTGGTACCAACGATGAGTGTTGCCCTGATTTGTTCGTTTATCATTGGTTGTTCAGCAGCTGGTGGCGTGATGCAATTGGGACTAACTATTATGAGTGATGTCTTCCCACGGGCTAAGGGCCGCATTACCGGTATTTACTATACGGCTAGTGGGTTAGCTTCATTTACGATTCCAGTGTTTACTGCTTGGATTTCGCGCGTCAGTATTCGAAATATTATGTGGTTTGATGTTGGGATTGCGATTGTTGGGGTTATCTGCAGTCTCATCGTTTTAAGTTTATATCGTCCCCAAACAGCCGCTACAAGAATTTGA
- a CDS encoding glycoside hydrolase family 1 protein, with product MSEFPEGFLWGGATAANQLEGGYAEGGRGLSIADALPGGKNRFKIVSQPDFDWTIDEAKYTYPNHLGIDFYHHYKEDIALFAEMGFKCYRFSIAWSRIFPDGDETQPNEAGLAFYDAVIDECLAHQIEPVVTISHYELPLNLAKKYGGWKNHYLIEFYETFARTVLTRYADKVKYWMTFNEINSAAHFPVMGQGMVPSSGADDKKNVFQAWHNQFVASAKAVKIAHNLKKELKVGCMILYATSYSYDANPKNQLANLQQSQDFNFFCGDVQVRGEYPAYTKRLLGQYGLKFEDLATTDGELALLKQYPVDYVGFSYYMSMAVETTDPNTATVAGNLMGGVKNPFLKASDWGWQIDPTGLRIALNELYDRYQKPLFVVENGLGAIDKPDKDFYVDDQYRIDYLKQHIQAMAGAIADGVDLMGYTPWGCIDLVSASTGEMSKRYGFIYVDLDDEGQGTLKRYRKQSFFWYQSVIENNGLTKKKAKTDDERAQVDLD from the coding sequence ATGTCAGAATTTCCAGAAGGTTTCTTATGGGGTGGCGCTACCGCTGCTAATCAACTAGAAGGTGGCTATGCAGAAGGCGGCCGGGGGTTATCCATTGCGGATGCGTTACCAGGTGGCAAGAATCGGTTTAAAATTGTTTCACAACCAGATTTTGATTGGACGATTGATGAAGCTAAATATACGTATCCCAATCATTTAGGGATTGATTTTTATCATCACTATAAGGAAGATATTGCCTTATTTGCGGAGATGGGATTTAAATGCTATCGGTTTTCGATTGCTTGGTCACGCATCTTCCCGGATGGGGATGAAACGCAACCGAATGAAGCCGGCTTAGCCTTTTATGATGCGGTGATTGATGAATGTTTAGCGCATCAGATTGAACCAGTGGTCACCATTTCACATTATGAATTGCCTTTAAACTTAGCGAAAAAATACGGTGGTTGGAAGAATCACTACTTGATCGAATTTTATGAAACCTTTGCTCGGACAGTGTTAACACGCTATGCAGATAAGGTGAAGTATTGGATGACCTTTAACGAGATTAATAGTGCCGCCCATTTTCCAGTGATGGGTCAAGGCATGGTGCCATCAAGTGGCGCCGATGATAAAAAGAACGTCTTCCAAGCTTGGCATAATCAGTTTGTCGCCAGTGCCAAAGCGGTTAAAATTGCCCATAATCTGAAAAAAGAGCTCAAAGTCGGTTGTATGATTTTATATGCGACGAGCTACAGTTATGATGCTAATCCTAAAAATCAGCTAGCTAACCTGCAACAAAGCCAAGACTTTAACTTTTTCTGTGGTGATGTGCAAGTTCGTGGTGAGTACCCAGCCTATACGAAGCGCCTATTGGGGCAATATGGCTTGAAATTTGAAGATTTAGCAACGACGGATGGTGAATTAGCGTTATTGAAGCAATATCCAGTTGACTATGTTGGCTTTAGTTACTACATGTCAATGGCCGTTGAAACGACGGATCCAAACACGGCTACCGTTGCGGGTAACTTAATGGGTGGTGTCAAGAATCCGTTCTTGAAAGCCAGTGATTGGGGTTGGCAAATTGATCCAACCGGGTTACGAATTGCTTTAAATGAACTTTATGATCGTTATCAAAAACCACTGTTTGTCGTTGAAAATGGTCTGGGCGCAATTGATAAGCCGGATAAGGATTTTTACGTGGATGATCAGTATCGAATTGATTATCTGAAGCAACATATTCAGGCCATGGCCGGGGCGATTGCCGATGGTGTTGACTTGATGGGCTATACGCCTTGGGGCTGTATTGACTTAGTCAGCGCTTCAACGGGTGAGATGAGTAAACGGTATGGTTTCATCTATGTTGATTTAGATGATGAGGGTCAAGGCACGCTAAAGCGTTATCGGAAACAGTCCTTTTTTTGGTATCAAAGTGTTATTGAAAATAATGGTTTGACGAAGAAAAAGGCTAAAACTGATGATGAACGTGCTCAGGTCGACTTAGATTAA
- a CDS encoding glycoside hydrolase family 1 protein codes for MYSKTIPTGFPKGFLWGGATAANQIEGAWNVDGKGLTTAEVVKKAENRQNIDQMNAVTATSIQTAMADATDTLYPKRRGIDFYHHYREDIKLFAEMGFKAFRLSIAWSRIFPQGDETEPNEAGLRFYDAVFAECHKYNIEPVVTISHYEMPLNLTVTNNGWASRQTIADFTRYTKVLFNRYQGVVKYWMTFNEINASTWGFMGTGAVDSDLDTAGQMQLRYQALHHEFVASAIAVQQCHEIDPAAKIGCMLARMQTYANTPNPVDVRAAQLQDQLNLFFTDVQVRGEYPTYMNRYFVENGVTLQMEPEDEALLQAGKVDYLGFSYYMSSVTSASDHVEKASGNLNMGGKNPYLETSDWGWQIDPIGLRVTLNEFWDRYQVPLFIVENGLGALDKPAADGKIHDDYRIDYLRQHIQQMQEAIKDGVNLMGYTMWGPIDLISASTSEMSKRYGFIYVDQDDAGQGTLKRSRKASFDWYQKVIATNGAKLE; via the coding sequence ATGTATTCAAAAACAATTCCAACTGGCTTTCCAAAGGGGTTCTTATGGGGTGGTGCAACAGCCGCTAACCAAATTGAAGGCGCCTGGAACGTGGACGGTAAAGGTTTAACGACGGCCGAAGTCGTTAAAAAAGCTGAGAATCGTCAAAATATTGATCAAATGAATGCGGTAACGGCAACCAGTATTCAAACGGCGATGGCTGATGCGACTGATACGTTATATCCGAAACGACGGGGCATCGATTTTTATCATCATTATCGCGAAGATATAAAACTATTTGCGGAAATGGGGTTTAAAGCGTTTCGATTATCGATTGCATGGTCACGTATTTTCCCTCAGGGTGATGAAACCGAACCAAACGAAGCCGGGTTGAGATTTTATGATGCAGTTTTTGCTGAATGTCACAAGTATAATATTGAACCGGTAGTCACAATTTCGCATTATGAAATGCCACTTAACTTGACAGTCACCAATAATGGTTGGGCGAGTCGTCAAACGATTGCGGATTTTACACGCTATACCAAAGTTCTTTTTAACCGGTATCAAGGTGTTGTGAAGTATTGGATGACGTTTAACGAAATTAATGCCTCAACGTGGGGATTTATGGGAACTGGTGCGGTGGATAGTGATTTAGATACTGCGGGGCAAATGCAGTTACGTTATCAAGCATTACACCATGAGTTTGTCGCTAGCGCTATTGCGGTCCAACAGTGTCATGAGATTGATCCAGCTGCTAAAATTGGTTGCATGTTAGCGCGGATGCAAACTTATGCAAACACGCCTAATCCGGTAGATGTTCGGGCTGCTCAACTTCAAGACCAGCTAAATTTATTTTTTACGGATGTCCAAGTGCGTGGGGAATATCCAACATATATGAATCGTTATTTTGTCGAGAATGGTGTCACGTTACAAATGGAACCGGAAGACGAAGCGCTGTTACAGGCTGGGAAAGTTGACTATCTTGGTTTTAGTTACTATATGTCGTCGGTGACTTCCGCCAGTGATCATGTCGAAAAAGCAAGTGGTAACTTAAATATGGGCGGGAAGAATCCGTATTTAGAAACTAGCGATTGGGGCTGGCAAATCGATCCGATTGGGTTACGCGTCACATTGAATGAGTTTTGGGATCGGTACCAGGTACCGTTATTCATTGTTGAAAATGGGCTCGGTGCTTTGGATAAACCCGCAGCGGATGGCAAAATTCATGATGACTATCGAATTGATTATTTACGGCAACATATTCAGCAAATGCAAGAAGCGATTAAAGATGGTGTTAATTTGATGGGCTATACGATGTGGGGACCGATTGATTTAATCAGTGCGTCAACTTCTGAAATGTCTAAACGATATGGGTTCATTTATGTCGATCAAGATGACGCTGGGCAAGGAACGTTAAAGCGTAGTCGTAAAGCATCCTTTGACTGGTATCAAAAAGTAATTGCGACTAATGGTGCCAAATTAGAGTAA
- a CDS encoding beta-glucoside-specific PTS transporter subunit IIABC — protein MAYEELSKKIIAGVGGKDNVNSVVHCTTRLRFKLKDESIAKTAVLKDTDGVITVVQSGGQYQVVIGNEVADVYETLIKVGGFADGGTVPDDDADDANMSIFDRFIDLISGIFSPILGVLCAAGMIKGFDAMFLAFGWLSANSGTYRILYAIGDGFFYFLPVVLGMSAASKFHLDKYVGMAIGMALCYPDIVALNGSKTVLTTLFSGTFFESSIHATFLGIPVVMMSYTSSVIPIVLAVWFAAKVQKLAKKVIPTVVKTFLVPFITLLVAVPVTFLIIGPIATWLSDGLSTACVALYDISPVLAGVIVGAFWQVFVIFGVHWGFVAVAMANLASKGYDPIVVLSLAASFAQTGVVLGILLQTKNQKTRGIAFPAFISGIFGVTEPAIYGLTLPRKRPFILSCIASAVGGGIIGLAGTKLWMMGGMGIFSIPATINAKSGINGAVYGLIIAMGVAAVLGFALQMLFGRQSVDAGDSAAKAPSTATPEPVMAGVNVEAVTGTTATALKPAVTYNAVTQLNSPVTGQILPLSAIKDEVFSSGAMGQGIAIEPTEGLLVAPADGTIALVFPTGHAVGLNTTAGAELLMHIGMDTVELDGQGFETLVSQGDTVKAGQPLVKFDIQAIQAAGFSVTTPIVVTNSKNYHHVDLINEQQKTIKVTEPLLCLD, from the coding sequence ATGGCTTATGAAGAATTAAGTAAAAAGATTATCGCCGGAGTTGGCGGTAAGGATAATGTTAACAGTGTGGTGCACTGCACAACGCGGTTACGGTTCAAGTTAAAGGATGAAAGTATTGCAAAAACAGCTGTTTTAAAGGATACCGATGGTGTCATTACGGTGGTGCAATCAGGTGGGCAATATCAGGTAGTTATTGGTAATGAGGTCGCTGATGTGTACGAAACGTTAATCAAAGTCGGCGGTTTCGCAGATGGCGGGACCGTGCCAGACGATGATGCTGATGACGCCAATATGAGTATTTTTGATCGGTTCATTGACTTGATTTCTGGTATTTTTAGTCCTATTTTGGGTGTTTTGTGCGCAGCTGGGATGATTAAAGGTTTTGATGCGATGTTCTTAGCGTTTGGCTGGTTATCAGCCAATTCTGGGACCTATCGAATTTTATATGCGATTGGGGACGGGTTCTTTTACTTCTTACCAGTTGTGTTGGGGATGTCCGCAGCTAGCAAATTCCATCTCGATAAGTACGTCGGCATGGCAATTGGCATGGCACTTTGCTATCCCGATATTGTGGCCTTAAACGGCAGTAAGACAGTTTTAACGACATTATTTAGTGGGACTTTCTTTGAATCTTCTATTCATGCTACTTTTTTAGGAATTCCAGTTGTTATGATGAGTTATACGTCATCCGTTATTCCGATTGTTTTAGCCGTTTGGTTCGCTGCTAAAGTTCAAAAATTGGCTAAAAAAGTCATTCCAACAGTGGTTAAGACCTTCTTGGTACCATTTATTACGTTATTAGTAGCAGTTCCAGTGACCTTTTTAATTATCGGTCCCATTGCCACTTGGCTCAGTGATGGGCTTTCAACGGCCTGTGTGGCGCTTTATGACATTAGCCCAGTATTAGCTGGTGTCATCGTTGGGGCTTTCTGGCAAGTCTTCGTCATCTTTGGGGTTCATTGGGGATTTGTTGCGGTGGCGATGGCTAACTTGGCTTCTAAAGGTTATGATCCAATTGTCGTCTTATCATTGGCAGCCTCTTTCGCTCAAACGGGCGTGGTTTTAGGAATCTTGCTACAAACTAAGAATCAAAAAACACGTGGAATTGCTTTTCCAGCCTTCATTTCTGGAATTTTCGGTGTTACCGAGCCAGCTATTTATGGGTTAACCTTGCCACGGAAACGGCCCTTTATTTTAAGCTGTATTGCCTCTGCTGTTGGTGGTGGAATTATTGGTCTTGCCGGTACTAAATTGTGGATGATGGGTGGCATGGGTATTTTCAGTATTCCAGCTACGATTAATGCTAAAAGTGGCATTAATGGAGCTGTTTATGGCTTAATCATTGCAATGGGTGTTGCAGCGGTCCTAGGTTTTGCCTTGCAAATGTTATTTGGGCGGCAAAGCGTTGACGCTGGCGATTCAGCTGCTAAAGCGCCATCGACGGCTACCCCAGAACCAGTTATGGCGGGAGTGAACGTGGAAGCGGTCACCGGTACTACGGCTACGGCGCTAAAACCAGCTGTGACCTATAACGCTGTGACACAACTTAATAGTCCGGTTACAGGACAGATCCTGCCGTTGAGTGCCATTAAAGATGAAGTCTTTTCATCAGGTGCGATGGGGCAAGGAATTGCGATTGAACCAACCGAAGGCCTCTTAGTAGCCCCGGCTGATGGGACAATTGCCTTGGTTTTTCCAACTGGACATGCTGTCGGGTTGAATACGACGGCGGGCGCTGAACTCCTTATGCATATTGGTATGGATACGGTTGAATTGGACGGACAAGGGTTCGAAACTTTAGTTAGCCAAGGCGATACTGTTAAGGCGGGACAACCACTAGTCAAGTTTGATATTCAAGCGATTCAAGCGGCTGGATTCTCGGTTACGACCCCAATCGTTGTCACTAATTCAAAAAATTATCATCACGTTGACTTAATCAATGAACAACAAAAAACAATCAAAGTCACTGAACCATTATTGTGTTTAGACTAG
- a CDS encoding PRD domain-containing protein, with protein MKFIRNFNNNAALVEDADGVEWVVIGNGVGFGKHHDDLIDETKIDRRFIATMTGNLDVDSFKDLRPQALSITAKVIHLVEPILGLSFSDYQYFVLADHIDFAIKRANDGIDVDNGTVRWEVQRLFNKEYQAAQQAVALIKDCAQVALPKSEVVFMTYHFVNAASDGSKLQETIKITKLISGIIDIVQYQYGITLDSESFNYNRFVAHLRSLMVQRASHTLSTGSDLDQSLLQLMMVKYPKAYQTVERIDDFLQSKTNWTLSPDDQVYLTLHIWRVTHRQKTE; from the coding sequence ATGAAATTCATCAGAAACTTTAATAATAATGCGGCCCTGGTCGAGGATGCAGATGGTGTTGAATGGGTAGTCATTGGTAATGGCGTGGGTTTTGGTAAACATCATGATGACCTGATTGATGAAACTAAAATTGATCGACGATTTATTGCTACCATGACGGGCAACTTAGATGTGGATAGTTTTAAGGACTTGCGGCCGCAAGCACTATCGATTACAGCTAAGGTGATTCATTTGGTTGAACCAATTTTAGGATTGAGTTTTAGCGATTACCAGTATTTCGTTTTAGCAGATCACATTGATTTTGCGATTAAACGTGCTAATGATGGTATTGATGTTGATAATGGTACTGTTCGGTGGGAGGTCCAGCGGCTCTTTAATAAGGAGTATCAAGCGGCACAACAAGCGGTCGCACTAATTAAAGATTGTGCGCAGGTGGCATTACCTAAGAGTGAAGTCGTATTTATGACGTATCACTTTGTCAATGCGGCTTCGGATGGTTCTAAGTTACAGGAAACCATTAAAATTACGAAACTCATTAGTGGGATTATCGACATTGTTCAGTATCAATATGGTATTACACTTGATTCTGAGTCATTCAATTATAATCGGTTTGTGGCGCATTTACGATCATTAATGGTTCAACGTGCTAGTCACACACTTTCAACGGGCAGTGATTTAGATCAATCATTGCTCCAGCTAATGATGGTTAAATATCCCAAGGCGTATCAAACAGTCGAGCGGATTGATGATTTTTTACAGAGTAAGACAAATTGGACGTTATCACCAGATGACCAAGTCTATTTAACGTTACATATCTGGCGGGTAACGCATCGACAGAAAACTGAATAA
- a CDS encoding HAD family hydrolase, translating to MTYKTILFDVDNTLIDSASIAATVFHDVIATYGINIPVQQLRDLVGLPTDKILKQLQIEPVAEIAANYVKAISAYKDDLQFFDGIRDTWEHLNNNGINTGIVTSRTMPEVKSDLANFPEITNSKIIVTADKTSEHKPSGAPLEFAIKQNNLVKNETIYVGDTIYDMQAAFDAKIDFASASWGALPSVDFSEATYQLKQPYELLSL from the coding sequence ATGACATATAAAACTATTCTATTCGATGTTGATAATACCTTAATTGATTCAGCTTCCATTGCTGCAACTGTCTTCCATGATGTTATTGCGACCTATGGTATCAATATTCCTGTACAACAGCTCCGAGATTTGGTCGGTTTACCCACTGATAAAATTCTGAAACAATTACAAATCGAACCAGTCGCTGAAATTGCAGCCAACTATGTTAAAGCAATTAGTGCTTACAAAGATGATTTACAATTCTTTGATGGTATTCGAGATACTTGGGAACACCTGAATAACAATGGTATTAACACTGGAATCGTGACCTCAAGAACCATGCCCGAAGTTAAGAGTGACCTAGCTAATTTTCCAGAAATCACTAATTCTAAAATCATCGTAACTGCTGATAAAACTAGTGAACATAAGCCAAGTGGGGCACCACTGGAATTTGCTATAAAACAAAACAACTTAGTTAAAAATGAAACTATTTATGTTGGCGATACTATCTATGACATGCAGGCAGCTTTTGACGCTAAAATCGACTTTGCTAGCGCTTCTTGGGGAGCCCTACCTAGTGTTGATTTTTCTGAAGCAACTTATCAGTTGAAACAACCCTATGAACTGTTGAGCTTGTAA
- a CDS encoding PTS glucitol/sorbitol transporter subunit IIA, with the protein MKKQKKFFSTKVVEIGAETVDFKMIDMAILFGDEAPAALRPSCFIIKIEPIKEQIISGMMLKIDEQKYIITSVGTEVQANLGRLGHMAISFTGATRAKLPGTLYVTKGEYPNFKVGSRIEILGATS; encoded by the coding sequence ATGAAAAAGCAAAAAAAATTTTTCTCAACAAAAGTAGTAGAGATTGGTGCTGAAACGGTGGATTTTAAGATGATCGACATGGCAATATTATTTGGTGATGAAGCACCAGCGGCATTACGACCGTCATGTTTCATTATTAAGATAGAACCCATTAAAGAACAAATTATTTCTGGAATGATGCTGAAGATTGACGAACAGAAGTATATAATTACTTCAGTCGGGACTGAAGTACAAGCTAATTTGGGACGGCTTGGTCATATGGCCATCAGTTTTACGGGTGCTACGAGGGCTAAGCTTCCAGGTACGTTATATGTTACTAAAGGTGAGTATCCGAATTTTAAAGTTGGAAGTAGAATTGAAATTTTGGGTGCTACTAGCTAA
- a CDS encoding PTS glucitol/sorbitol transporter subunit IIB, whose product MAKEFRSIKVVKGSGGWGGPLIITPTAQKHKFVYVTGGNKPAIVDKIARLTGMKAIDGFKTSIPDEETALAVVDCGGTLRCGIYPKKGIKTINVLPTGKSGPLSQFMNESNYVSNVDVEQIELVDTNADSGAEHGNESANSDDLIDDDKFDNTKTLTAQTKNPGILTKIGIGAGRVVSTFNQAAKDAVQTVINTIIPFMAFVALLIGIINGSGIGKAFASVMEPLAGNVWGLMILGFICSLPFLSPLLGPGAVIGQVIGTLIGVEIGKGNIPPQYALPALFAINTQNGCDFIPVGLGLAEADSKTVEVGVPSVLYSRFINGVPRVFVAWIASFGLYAK is encoded by the coding sequence ATGGCAAAAGAATTTCGTAGTATTAAAGTTGTTAAGGGATCCGGTGGTTGGGGCGGTCCGCTAATTATTACGCCAACGGCGCAAAAACATAAGTTTGTGTATGTAACAGGAGGTAATAAGCCAGCGATAGTTGATAAGATTGCTAGACTAACTGGTATGAAAGCAATTGATGGATTTAAAACTTCAATTCCGGATGAAGAGACGGCTCTGGCAGTCGTTGATTGTGGTGGAACTTTACGTTGTGGTATCTATCCCAAAAAAGGTATTAAAACAATTAATGTTTTACCAACAGGAAAAAGTGGACCTTTGTCACAGTTTATGAACGAGAGTAATTATGTTTCTAATGTAGATGTTGAACAGATTGAATTAGTTGATACGAATGCAGATTCAGGAGCTGAACACGGAAATGAAAGCGCTAACAGTGACGATCTTATAGACGATGATAAATTTGATAATACCAAAACTTTAACTGCGCAAACAAAAAATCCGGGTATTCTGACTAAGATTGGAATTGGAGCCGGTCGGGTAGTTTCGACTTTTAATCAAGCTGCTAAGGACGCGGTACAAACGGTTATTAATACAATTATTCCCTTCATGGCCTTTGTCGCACTATTAATTGGTATTATTAATGGATCTGGTATTGGTAAAGCTTTTGCTAGTGTTATGGAACCGTTGGCAGGAAATGTATGGGGACTTATGATTTTAGGCTTTATTTGTTCTTTACCATTTCTATCACCTCTACTTGGTCCAGGGGCGGTAATTGGTCAGGTTATTGGAACATTAATTGGGGTTGAAATTGGTAAGGGAAACATTCCTCCTCAATATGCACTGCCGGCATTGTTTGCCATTAATACGCAAAATGGATGTGATTTTATCCCAGTAGGTCTTGGATTAGCTGAAGCGGACTCAAAAACAGTTGAGGTTGGGGTGCCATCCGTGCTGTACAGTCGATTTATTAATGGGGTTCCACGTGTTTTTGTAGCATGGATTGCCAGTTTTGGATTGTATGCAAAATAA
- a CDS encoding PTS glucitol/sorbitol transporter subunit IIC, producing MKVVTDLATGFMGLFQSGGKTLIGWMTSIIPVVLLLLVLMNAIIAFVGDKKMAKLAKASSKNPFTRYLILPFVSAFMLGNPMAHSMGRFLPEYYKPSWYASIAQFCHTSNGVFPHINPSEYFIWLGIAQGIQKLGLNTMDLAIRYMLVGLFMNFIGGWITDFTTAYVCRQQGITLSKKVELSV from the coding sequence ATGAAAGTAGTTACTGATCTGGCCACTGGGTTTATGGGACTATTTCAAAGTGGAGGAAAAACTCTAATTGGATGGATGACATCCATTATACCTGTGGTTTTATTATTGTTAGTATTAATGAATGCGATTATTGCGTTCGTTGGTGATAAGAAGATGGCTAAACTCGCTAAGGCCTCTTCTAAAAATCCTTTTACACGATACTTGATTTTACCATTTGTTTCAGCTTTTATGTTAGGTAATCCTATGGCCCACTCAATGGGAAGATTCTTACCAGAATATTATAAACCTAGTTGGTATGCGTCAATTGCACAATTTTGTCATACTAGTAATGGTGTTTTTCCTCATATTAATCCATCTGAATATTTTATTTGGCTGGGTATTGCTCAAGGGATTCAAAAATTAGGACTAAATACGATGGATTTAGCAATTCGATATATGCTAGTTGGATTATTTATGAACTTTATTGGTGGATGGATTACTGATTTTACAACTGCTTATGTTTGTCGACAACAAGGGATTACTTTGTCTAAAAAAGTTGAATTGAGTGTGTAA